The Staphylococcus carnosus genome has a segment encoding these proteins:
- a CDS encoding ferrated catecholamine ABC transporter substrate-binding lipoprotein SstD, which produces MKKLGLFLLISIMFLFAACSNDSSSKDESKKGESDQKTVKIENNYELSGKDPKGSDAKQVKNTVDVPVNPKNAIVLDYGALDTLKALGVADKVKGMPKGENNSSLPDFLKEFKDDKYINTGSLKEVNFDKVAQAKPEVIFISGRTANQKNIDEFKKAAPKAKVVYVGADDKDYVKSMKQNTENLGKIYDKEDKAKDLNKDLDNKIADMKDKTKKFDKTVMYLLVNEGELSTYGPKERFGSLVYNTLGFKPADKNVKAGSHGQNVTNEYINEKNPDVILAMDRGQAIGEKSTAKQTLGNAVIKNVKAIKDDKVYELDPKLWYFASGSTTTTMKQIDELKKVVE; this is translated from the coding sequence ATGAAGAAACTAGGCTTATTTTTATTAATTAGTATAATGTTTTTATTTGCAGCTTGCAGCAATGACAGTTCATCAAAGGATGAATCTAAAAAAGGCGAGTCAGATCAAAAAACAGTTAAGATTGAAAACAACTATGAGTTAAGTGGTAAAGATCCAAAAGGCAGTGATGCTAAGCAAGTGAAAAATACAGTAGACGTACCAGTAAATCCTAAAAATGCGATTGTCTTAGATTATGGTGCATTAGATACATTAAAAGCATTAGGCGTTGCTGATAAAGTCAAAGGTATGCCTAAAGGTGAAAACAACAGTTCTTTACCTGATTTCTTAAAAGAATTTAAAGATGATAAGTATATCAACACAGGTTCTTTAAAAGAAGTGAATTTCGATAAAGTGGCACAAGCTAAACCAGAAGTAATCTTTATTTCCGGTAGAACAGCTAATCAAAAAAATATCGATGAATTCAAAAAAGCAGCACCGAAAGCTAAAGTAGTATATGTAGGTGCAGATGATAAAGATTATGTGAAATCAATGAAACAAAACACTGAAAACTTAGGTAAAATCTACGATAAAGAAGATAAAGCCAAAGATTTGAATAAAGACTTAGATAATAAAATTGCAGACATGAAAGACAAAACGAAAAAATTCGATAAAACAGTCATGTATTTACTTGTTAACGAAGGTGAATTATCAACTTACGGTCCTAAAGAACGTTTCGGCAGTCTTGTATATAATACTTTAGGTTTTAAACCTGCTGATAAAAATGTTAAAGCAGGTTCACATGGTCAAAACGTTACAAATGAATATATTAACGAGAAAAATCCTGATGTTATTTTAGCAATGGACCGCGGCCAAGCAATTGGAGAAAAATCAACTGCGAAACAAACATTAGGAAATGCGGTTATTAAAAATGTTAAAGCAATCAAAGATGATAAAGTTTATGAACTTGATCCAAAATTATGGTACTTCGCATCAGGTTCAACAACAACTACAATGAAACAAATTGATGAATTGAAAAAAGTTGTAGAATAA
- a CDS encoding CHY zinc finger protein, whose amino-acid sequence MTEYDKNGTPIVHGIDLDHETRCTHYHTPLDVVAMRFKCCDKYYACIHCHNECEDHEPIPWSKDEQDTLAVMCGVCKYEMTIREYVNTDQCPNCSASFNPRCEAYYPYYFTL is encoded by the coding sequence ATGACAGAATACGATAAAAATGGTACACCTATTGTACATGGTATCGATTTAGATCACGAAACACGCTGCACACACTATCATACACCGCTTGATGTGGTAGCAATGCGCTTCAAATGCTGTGATAAGTATTATGCATGCATTCATTGTCATAATGAATGCGAAGACCATGAACCAATACCTTGGTCTAAAGATGAGCAAGATACATTGGCTGTGATGTGCGGTGTCTGTAAATATGAAATGACTATTCGTGAATATGTAAACACTGATCAATGTCCGAATTGCAGCGCATCCTTTAATCCAAGGTGCGAAGCGTATTATCCTTATTATTTTACTTTATAA
- a CDS encoding iron chelate uptake ABC transporter family permease subunit, which produces MKANHLTTKLTILIAITLLTGGLYLFLGIDWDILEYQLQSRVRKLILMILVGAAIGTSVIIFQAITVNRLLTPSMMGLDAVYMFIKVLLIFVFGVQSLVVTNLYLNFTLTLVAMILFALLLFQVIFKHGNFSVYFILLIGVILGTFFRSITGFLELVINPEEFLAVQSSMFANFNASNEKLVAVCGVVLLVLIIITIRVLPYLDVLLLGKAQAMNLGVNYTRVTRLLMIMVALLTAIATALVGPITFLGLLTINVAHEIMKTYEHKFLLPATIMLSWISLFSAEWIVEHLFEATTEVSILINLVGGTYFIYLLISRRNVQ; this is translated from the coding sequence ATGAAAGCTAATCATCTGACAACAAAATTAACCATACTCATCGCAATCACACTTCTTACAGGCGGACTTTATCTATTTCTCGGAATAGATTGGGATATTTTAGAATATCAACTTCAAAGTCGTGTGCGTAAATTAATTTTAATGATACTAGTCGGAGCTGCAATTGGTACATCTGTCATTATATTCCAAGCGATAACAGTCAATCGGTTGCTGACACCTTCAATGATGGGGTTAGATGCTGTTTACATGTTTATCAAAGTATTGCTCATCTTTGTCTTTGGTGTCCAATCGCTTGTGGTCACTAATTTATATTTAAACTTTACATTAACTTTAGTTGCAATGATATTATTCGCATTACTGCTTTTCCAAGTCATTTTTAAACACGGTAATTTTTCCGTGTATTTCATACTTTTAATCGGCGTGATTCTTGGAACCTTTTTCCGCAGTATTACAGGCTTTTTAGAATTAGTTATTAATCCTGAAGAATTTTTAGCAGTTCAAAGTTCGATGTTTGCGAACTTTAATGCGTCAAATGAAAAATTAGTAGCTGTCTGCGGCGTAGTGCTTTTAGTACTTATCATCATAACAATCAGGGTTTTACCTTACCTCGATGTTCTATTATTAGGAAAAGCACAAGCGATGAACTTAGGTGTGAATTACACACGCGTGACACGCTTATTAATGATAATGGTCGCATTGCTTACCGCGATAGCGACAGCACTTGTAGGTCCGATTACATTCTTAGGGCTTTTAACCATTAATGTCGCACATGAAATTATGAAAACATATGAACATAAGTTTTTATTGCCAGCTACGATCATGCTGAGTTGGATCAGTTTGTTTTCAGCTGAATGGATTGTAGAACATCTCTTTGAAGCGACAACTGAAGTCAGCATTTTGATTAACTTAGTCGGCGGCACATACTTTATTTATCTATTAATCAGTAGGAGGAATGTACAATGA
- a CDS encoding ABC transporter ATP-binding protein has product MISVKNLNKSIQDKPILQSIDVTIQKGRLTSLIGPNGAGKSTLLSAISRLIDVDSGEINLEDASLDQFKSNEIAKKLSVLKQTNHTELNITVEQLVAFGRFPYSKGRLTKFDKHKINEALDLLQLQEIKDRNLKTLSGGQRQRAYIAMTIAQDTEYILLDEPLNNLDMKYSVQIMKTLRQLTHEVGKTIIIVLHDINFASCYSDDVIAMKDGQLIKAAHKDEVIQPDTLKCLYDMDVQIESVNGQRICLYYD; this is encoded by the coding sequence ATGATCAGTGTTAAAAATTTGAATAAATCTATTCAAGATAAACCTATATTGCAATCGATTGATGTGACGATTCAAAAAGGTAGACTGACTTCTTTAATTGGACCGAATGGTGCTGGTAAGAGTACGTTGCTTTCTGCTATCAGCCGCTTGATTGACGTTGATTCTGGAGAAATCAATCTCGAAGATGCATCACTAGATCAGTTTAAAAGCAATGAGATTGCGAAAAAACTCTCAGTCTTAAAACAAACAAACCACACTGAATTGAATATTACTGTAGAACAACTTGTCGCATTCGGACGTTTCCCTTATTCAAAAGGGCGTTTAACAAAATTTGATAAGCATAAAATTAATGAAGCATTAGATCTGCTTCAACTACAAGAAATTAAAGACCGAAACTTAAAAACACTTTCAGGCGGTCAAAGACAACGTGCGTATATTGCAATGACAATAGCACAAGATACAGAATATATACTCCTTGATGAACCTTTAAACAACTTAGACATGAAATACTCAGTACAAATTATGAAAACCTTACGTCAATTAACACATGAAGTCGGCAAAACGATTATTATCGTACTGCATGACATCAATTTTGCTTCTTGTTATTCAGATGATGTGATTGCGATGAAAGATGGACAATTGATTAAAGCAGCGCATAAAGATGAAGTGATACAACCAGATACATTGAAATGCCTCTATGATATGGATGTACAAATAGAATCTGTGAATGGCCAAAGAATCTGTCTTTACTACGATTAA